Within Gammaproteobacteria bacterium, the genomic segment TTTCAGCTGACCAATGCTCAACGAAAAGTATGTAAGGAAATCTATGCCGATATTGAAAAGAACCATCCTATGCAGAGATTGGTCCAGGGTGATGTCGGAAGTGGTAAAACAGTTGTAGCAGCAATGTCGATCCTGGCAGCGAAAGAGAACAACTTTCAGTCAGCGATTATGGCTCCGACGGAAATTCTGGCAGAGCAACATTACAAAACCATGCAAAACTGGTTTACTGATGATGAACTCGTCTTTTTATCAGGAGCGATTAAAGGCAATCAGCGAAAAGAAGTCTTAGCAAAGATTTCATCCGGAACATCGGTCATTATTGGTACTCATGCACTATTTCAGGATGATGTTGAGTTTTTCAATCTGGGTTTAGTGATTATTGATGAACAGCATCGTTTTGGAGTTCACCAAAGATTAGCTCTGAAAAACAAAGGACATGAAAACAGTTTGCAACCCCACATGCTGATAATGACCGCCACACCAATTCCACGAACGCTGGCACAAACCGCTTATGCCAATCTGGATATTTCTGTGATTGACGAACTTCCACCCGGCAGGCAGGAGATTTCAACACTAGTGGTTTCAAACGACAAGATGTCACAAATTGCCGAACGAATCCGCGCCAACTGCCGGCAAGGAGCACAGGCATACTGGGTATGTACTTTAATTGAAGAGTCGGAAGTTTTACGGGCAAAAGCTGCCAGCGATACTTTTGAAGAGTTACAAAAACAATTTCCTGATTTACGCATCGGACTGGTTCATGGACGATTAAAATCCGATGATAAAAACCGGGTTATGAATCAATTCAAACAACATGAACTGGACTTATTGGTTGCAACAACAGTTATTGAAGTTGGTGTTGATGTTCCCAATGCCAGTCTTATGGTGATTGAAAATGCCGAACGGCTCGGGCTTTCACAACTTCATCAGCTCAGAGGTCGGGTTGGTCGAGGAAACAAAAAAAGTCATTGTGTGTTGATGTATCAGTCGCCATTGGGAGAAATTGCGCGCCAAAGACTGGACATTATGCGAAGCACCAATGATGGTTTTGTCATCGCCAGAGAGGATTTGAAAATTCGAGGAGCCGGGGAATTGCTCGGCAGCAAACAAAAAGGTAGCGTCCGATTTCGTTTAGCTGACATTGACAGAGATAAGCATCTCTTTCAAACGGCTCAAAATATTGCCAGTGAACTGATTCAAAATTACCCAGAAACTTGCCAAAACATCATCGACCGTTGGATTATCGCAAATGAAGAAGTGAGTAATGTGTAGTTACTTCTATTAGCCTTTATCTATATTTTTGATAAATCTTTTCAACCCAATCTATTTTTTCTTCAAACTCAGAGAATAGTTTTTGTAAATCTTTTGGTAGATTTTGAGGAAGTTCTAACCCATATCCTTTTGGCATTTTGAAAGGAGCAAGTAGTGCAGCGGCGGTGAGGTCGACTCTGGAAAAGTTGTTTCCAACAAGAAATTTGCCATTTGATAGACGTTCATTAATCTTATCAACAACCGCATGAATTTTTGCTTTTGATTTGTGAAAGTTTTCCTCGTTGATTTGCATAAAATAGCGCATTTTTTGTTGCAGCTTCGGGAATGCAAATTTTAATAGAAATTTTCCGTACCACGGGCCTTTGTGAGTCAGAAATGGAATAACGATTTTTGGGTGTTCCAGTAAAATATGATAGCAACAAAGTCGAACCGGAACACCAAGATTTTCATCTAAATATCTTTCCCAATCTAAAGCCTGTTGTTTTTCTTCAGAATTTATCGGTGTCAGCGCATTTTGCGGATACTTTGTGTCCAGATAAGTGATGATATCAGCAGAGTTTTGCAAGGTTTTTTTGCCATCAACTAAAACAGGAACCGAAGACTTGGGATTTGCTTGTTTGATTTTTTTGATGTGAAATCCCGGAAGCAAATTGATTGTCTGATACTCAACTCCTTTGAAATCAAGTGCCCAACGAACCTTTTCGCAGTAGTGCGAAATAGGAAACTGATAAAGCTGAACCATGATGGCTTTAAACCCTGTTATAGAAAATACAGATTATTTTGCAATACCGGCTCGATGGATGCAAGTTGTTGTTCCGTATCGGCAATAATAGCAATCGATCCTTTCTCCATCGCCACCAAAGACGCTTTTGAACGGTCGATATCAAACTCAACACGTTTTTGATCGAGATTTGTTCTTGGCATGTAATAAACCGTCACCAACCCCTGATCCGTTGAAACCACCATGTGCACGCCGGTTCCATTGGGTGTGTGACAATTATGAATGAATACAACTTTGCCTAAATCACCATTCACACCGGTTTTAAAGTCTGCAAATACACTTTTTATTTTGGCGAGCTCAATCGGTTTGGCTGATAATGGCACATTAGATTCATCAATAAATGCTCTTGAGATATATTCTTCAACAGTATTTGGTTGGCTGTTATACCAAAAAAAGGATGCAAAAATAAAAGAGAATAGCAGACTTGCAGCCATGGCATAATTTTTAAACGATAAAGTTTCTTTCTGATTGGTTGTTTGTCGCAGAATGATTGAGTCTTTGAGATTGTCCGGAGCTTTAATTTGTAAAGCATTCTTTAATGTTTTTTCAAACTCCATTGCTTCTTCGTACGCTTTGGCACAGCGCAAATCTTCTTTACGCAAGCGGTGGAACTCTTCATCTTTTGTGTAAGAATCTTTTAATAGTTGTTGTTTAAATTCAAAGTAATTCATAATACTTTCCCAATTTTACTTTCCCTGGAAAGAGCTTTTTGAAGTTTAGCTCTGGCTCGAAACAATTGTGTCATGACGGCACTTTTTGAGATGTTGAGTTGTTCAGCAATTTCATCACAGCTAAACCCACCGATGACTTGTAGAATCAGTGGTTCAGAGTATTTTTTTTCCAGCTTTAATATGGCGTCCCTAACAATATCAGCTTCGGCTTTATCATCGGGAGCCAGGGGTTTGCTATCTTCGATGTCAAAATCTAATTCGTCCAAACTGGTTATTGGTGGAATCTTTTTCTCAAACTGACGAACAAACTCTCGTCTTAAAATGATGAAAATCCAGCTTTTTGCTGCTTTCTCATCTTTCAACGAATCGAGTGCCCGCCATGCACGCAGATAAGTTTCCTGCACCAAGTCTTGTGCCATCGCTTCATTTTTACATAACCAAAAGGCAAAACGATACAAATCATCACTCAGGTGGCCTATTAAGGCATCAAATTTTCGTTCTTTTTGTCTCATCGTAGCAATAGACCCGAATCAACCAATAATCTTTCAGTCCAAATAATATTTTGCTGAAAAATATTCTCGTTCATCGTTTCCAATCACTTTTATTTGATACTGGTTGTTTCTTATTTCAGATTTATCAACAGTTATTTCAAAACCGTGAAACGGAGAATCGGGGTCTTGGAGTTGAAAATATAACATGTCAATTGTCGTGATTGGTTGTTTATATTTCGAAATCAACATATCTTTTTTAGTATGCAGATACAATTTTTTTACTCCGAATCTATGAAAAAACACCCAGCCCTTTATTTTCAGATGGTTATTTTCAGCAGCTTCATGATGAGCATAAATTAGTGGTGGCAGTTCGCAGGTGTCAGCTCCATTATTCACCTCAAACACGTGGAACAGTTTTCCGCTTTGTTTATTGTTGATACCTTTTATGTAGTGGAGTTGGTTGAAACTGTCACATAATCCAGCATAATAACCACCTTTCAAAGAGAGTTTTATTGCCGAGTCTTCAATGACCAATAATGCATGTTTTTTGAATTTTTTCGGCTCATTCAATAACAAACCCATGATTTCAAGCTGCTTTTGTCTTCCATGTTTGATATTTTTTTCATGTGGGAGGACATTTAGATTGTTGCTGTCATTTAATTCAAAAGCCAATTCAGCTCCTGTCATAAAATAGTCAGTGATGAGGTTTTTAGTATTGTATTTTTTTTGTAATTGAGAAACCTCATCTGCGAGTTGTTTCCAGCCGGTTGAATTATCAAAAAATCGTGACTGCCAATATGAAAATGGTTGCTTGAAGAGTATTAACATAATTAAAAACAAAATTGAAAAAGCTAAACCACTGTATATCGACCATCGAACAATCCGCTGATTTTGGACCAATCCGATACTCATAACGAGAACCGGGATATAGGAAATCAATAACCAATGAAATGAGGTCCTGATATTATCGGCAAAAAGACCTGTGAAAATATAAAAAAACCAATGAATGAGGGCTGTCGATAAAACCCAATTGATAATAGTTTGATTGGAAAAGGTTTTCGTGTTTGCTCTTAGTGTTTTAACCCAAAGATACAAAACTACAGGAGAAACTACTATAACTTGAGAAATAATTAAATATAAATTTTCAGCCTGAAATGACCACGGATGGCGATTAGAAAATTGAAAAACAAATAATGGAAATTCATTTTCCATATTGAATGCTAAAATTGGTATAAAACCGATTAACATGATTGGAAATGAAATCAGCAACAATGGCTTTATAGCACTCTTATCACCACGAAAATGATAGAGGTAAACAATCCCGGCAAAGAATATCCAAATCCAAATTCTGACATGAATATTTACTGCAAGAGCCAGTAATACACCCAATAAAACCCATGTCCATTTGTTTTGACTAATTGTCAGATAAATGATCCAAATAACAAAAACCAGCATCCAGATATCAGGCAATGCAAGCAGAGCGACTACTGTTAATAATGGCACTGACAATATCAATAACCAACTGGTAACGAATTTGGTTTCTTTAAAAAGTTGGCGTTGAATTAAAGTTATTGCAAAAAAAATACTGAAATAACCCAGAAAAGCAAAAGTTCGAACACCAAAGTAAGTGTTCCCGAATATTTTAGTGCTTAATGCAATCATCCAGACATTCCATCCAGGTATTTCGCTGTAGGAAAGAGAAGGAAATCGGCTTTCCAGCCAATAAAAGGACTCATCACCGAAGAGTTGCAGGTTAATAACTAACCAAAGTTGCAGTGCTAAAACCGCAATTAAGACGATTGATGAAACTAAATAATTTCGGGAAATCAACACTGTGGAATTTTCAGATATTTCCCGGCTCTGATCAGGTAATTCGGAGCTTTCAATTTATTGATTCTGGCAATTTCAGTTTTGCTGGTGCATCGAAATTTTCTGGCAATTTTATTCAGGGAGTCGCCTTGTTTGACTCGGTAACTAATCAATACCATATTATTTTTGAAATCAGAGTCATGAAATGACTTTGCCATTTTCATAAATTCCGAGTTCTGGCAGTTTGTTTGGTAAACAGGCAAGAGGCTTTCCGGAATAATGATTTCCGTGCCTGATTTAATGGTTTTATCAGCTTTAATTCCAAAATTCAGGTTGCGTAAAACTCTGAACCATCCTTCTTCACGCTGTTCTTGGCCAAAGCAAGCGGCAAGTTCACTGAGAGAGGTATCGTTGTCAGCGATAACACTTGTAACTTGAGTATTAATAGTATGCAGGGAGACATTAAATTTCTCAGGACTTTGAAAAATCAACATGGCAGCAATAACCGTTGGAATGTAATATCGAGTTTCATGGGGAAGCTCGTAAAAAAAGTTTTTATCCCAGATAGATTTGTTTGCATGGCTTTTGTTCATTCTCGCAAAGCGGTTTTCCCCGGAATTATATGCTGCCAGCATTTTTGCGACATCACCATCATAAAGTGCTAGTTGTTCGTTGATGTATTTTGCCGCTGCTTCCGCAGATACATAAGGATTATATCGAGCATCATAAGCGCCGTAGTTGCCTGTTGCTCCAAGCCTTTTAGCGGTAGCAGGCATCAGTTGAAACAACCCGGCAGCTCCGGCTCTGGAATTGGAGTGGACACGACCGCCACTTTCCTGTGACATAATTCCTAAAACTAAAGCCTCCTGAATATCAAACTTATTAAATTCAGGAAGGATTTTATCTCTAAAAAACTGATAATAGTGCCAAGTATTAATCAGCTGTGGGCGCTTCCACGTCAGCCACTCATTGAGGGCACCTTTCACCAGTTCATTATTCATATAGTCACTGGAAAGAACCAGATCGTTTGTCGTATTTGGAGAAACAGTGACAATTTTTGACAAATGTTCGGTTTCGGTTTCCTTTTGTGAGGTCACAATATCCTTGTTCAGCAACCAAGCATCCAGCTTTTCTTGCAACTCCTCTTTACAAGGGTTGCTTAAATAACAAGAGTCTAATGAATCCAGTAAATTTAAAACACTTGGTTCTGTACTTCCTTGTTCAGAAATCACGCTGCTTTCTTTGAGATCGGGGTTGTTTCTTGTAGGCGTACTTTGACACCCAACAAATAAAAGGACTGATAAAAATGTAACTATAGTTTTTTTCATTGTTTGTTTTTACAGTTTGCGAAGCATTGTGTATTATAATCGCAAGAGGGGTGTTAATTATGAGTATTTTGGCTTCAATAAAAAAGTTAATGAGATTATCGTTTATCTCAAAGGAATTGACAAGCCAAGAGTCAGAACAATTACAATTGGCGATTTCGGCTTTAATGATTGAAATGATTCGAGCAGACTTTATTGAACTTCAAAAGGAGAGACAGATCATGCATGATGTGCTTACCGCTAGCATGGATTTGACAGAGTCGCAAACGGAGAAGTTGATTGAAAATGCTGAAACTCACAGTGACTATACCATTTCATTGCAATTGCATACCTCGGTAATCAATAATTTTCTGAACCGATCAGAAAAGAAAACGTTTATCAAAAACCTTTGGATTATGGCGAATATTGATGACGAACTTCATGATCTCGAAATGAATCTGTTGAGTGAAGTTGCCGGTCTTTTGGGGTTCAACCAAATCCAATTAAAACAATTGTGTAAAGCAAGCTAACAGGTGGATTTATGGATTTAACTCATTTCCTTAAAATAATGAAAGAGAAAAATGGCTCCGATATGTTTTTAAGTACCGGAGCGCCTATCAATATTAAAGTTGAGGGTGAGTTGCAACCCTTGGGTAGCACTCCGTTGCCAAATGGCCTGGTTAAAAAGATTGCATATTCGATTATGAGCGAAGGTCAGGTTCCTGAGTTTGAAAAAACTTTGGAAATGAATTTAGCGATTTCGCTTCCCAGTGTCGGACGTTTTCGTGTCAATGTTTTTAAACAACGCAATGAAGTCGGAATGGTGATTCGTACCATTAAAACGGAAATCCCGACGGCTAAAGAGTTGAAAATCCCGGAATTATTGAATGAGTTAATTCTTGAGAAAAGGGGTTTGATTCTGGTCGCCGGAGGAACCGGCTCCGGTAAATCAACCACTATGGCATCCATGATTAATCACCGAAATGAAAACATGACCGGTCATATTTTAACCGTGGAAGACCCGATTGAGTTCATGCACAAGCATAAGAAATCAATTGTTAATCAACGTGAAATTGGTTCCGATACTCATGGCTATGCGCCGGCTTTGAAAAATGCTTTGCGTGAAGCTCCGGATGTGATTTTGATTGGAGAGATTCGAGATATGGACACAATGGAAGCGGCTATTTCGTTTGCAGAAACCGGTCATTTGTGCCTGGCAACAATCCATGCCAACAACTCCGACCAAGCCATTGAAAGGGTGTTAAACTTTTTCCCTACAGATTCCCACAAAAACATTTTGTTAAATTTGGCACTGAATATTAAAGCCATTGTTGCTCAGCGTTTGGTTAAAGATAAACAAGGCTACCGATTGCCGGCAGTTGAAATTTTAATTAATACGCCAATGATTCGAGAAATGATTCGTCGCGGAGAGGTGAATAAACTAAAAGAGGCGATGGAAAACTCTTTGGATGATGGCATGCAAACATTTGATTCCTGTCTCTATGATCTTTATAAAAACGATGTAATCACTTTACAAGAGGCTTTGCAGAATGCTGACTCCTCACAAGGTCTGGAGGTTAAAATCAGTCTCAGTCAGGGCGGTGAAGATGATCCGGCTTTAGGTGGAGAAATACAAAGTAGTGGTGACAGCTTTTTTTAAATTTGAAGGCATCAACTTATCGTAGTTTTGGTGTTAAATTAAGGCCATAGTATTTTAGACATTAGTCCATTAGATATGTATAATGTTCAAAATATTGCATATATGGTTTGTTGATGCCCAAAATTTTAAATATAGTTATAGTGTTTTTGTTTCTGCTGTCAGGGACTTCTTGCACACAATCCGACTCAATAGAAGTATCGCATAACGAACCCGTCAAAAAAAAAGATAGCAAGTATCCCGGAAAAAAAGTATATCGGCATTCTATGGATGGAACACCGACCACGCTTGATCCTGTTCGTGCAGCAGTTATCTATTCCAATTTTGTTGTTCTCAATATTTTTGATACATTATATTCCTATAAATACCTTGCCAGACCTTATGAATTAAAACCCAATCTTGCCACTTCAATGCCGGAAGTGAGTGAAGATGGTCTAACCTACACTATAAACATTAAGAAAGGTGTGTTTTTTCATGATGATGTGTCTTTTGAAAATGGTGTGGGAAGAGAGTTAGTTGCACAGGATGTTATATATTCGATACAGAGACACTTTGATAAACAGTTTCAATCACAAGGCGCATGGCTTTTTTCCGGTCGAATCGTTGGGTTGGATGACTGGAAAAAGAATGGTTCGGATTACTCTCAGGAAATAGAGGGCTTACAAGCCATTGATAGTCACACAATTCAAATCAGGCTAATAGAACCGTATCCGCAACTTATTTACACCTTGGCAATGGGTTTTACTGCTGTTGTCCCAAGGGAGGCTGTCGAACATTACGGAGTTGAGTTTGGTTCAAAACCGGTTGGTTCAGGGCCGTTTATTTTGGATTCATTCAATCAAGAAAAAGCCGTGTTATTTGCAAATCCAAAATTCAGGAATGAACCCTTAGATTTAGCTTATGAAGGCTATGATGAAGACAAACACGGTTTTACCGGGGTCAAAGTTCTGGATGGTCTCTCTCCTCCTTACATAGATGTGATGGAAATACACTTTGTTATGGAAACGTCTTCGCGCTGGAACTCATTCACCAAAGGAGATGAAATTCAATACACAACAGTTCCTAAAGAAAAAGCCAGTACTGTTATTCAAAGCAAAAAGCCTTTGACACTTTACCCGGAAATAGTGGAAAAATATCATCATACATTTATGGTAGAGTCAGGATTCGTGTATTCAGGATTCGATATGTCGAATCCCAAATTTGGTGTGACTGGTGACCCGGTTCAGGATGAGAAAAATAAAGCTCTGCGATGTGCAATTCGAAAAAGTTTTAACTGGGATCAAAGAAATCGAGCGTTTTATTTCAATCTGGGAACAGTTTTCCCCGGTGCTATCACCCCGTCAGTAATGGAGTTTGACCCTGACTTTGACAAAGAATCGATTACTTTGGATATTGAGGGAGCCAAAAAACTATTAGCTGATGCTGGATGGACTCCCGAGTCTTTGCCTGTTTTGGAGTATCATTCTACCGGTGGAACTCTGTACAGAATGTTTTATGAACAGTTTCGTGGATTCTTAAAAAAAATCGGATATCCGGTTAACAAAATTAAATTTAAACCTTATCCCAGCTTTGGTGCTTTTAATAAAGCTTTGAAAAATGGCAAGACACCTTATTTTTCTTTGGCATGGGGGTTGGATTATCCCGATGCGGAAAACACATTGCAATTATTCTATGGGCCAAATCATGCGCCCGGATCAAACAATTTCAACTACATGAATCCTGAATTTGATAAGAAATTTGAAGAAGCAAAAATAATGCAGCCTTCACCGGAGAGAACTAAACTTTATAATGAGCTAAACCAAATAATAGTTGATGATTGTGTTGCCGTTTCCGGTTTGGCTCGCAACCGAATCTATCTATGGCATAAAGACACAATAATGTTTCCTGACCGTGAGATTTTAGGCGGTTTCTTTGCCAAGTATGTTGATGTTAAAAATTAAGGGTTATTTGGAATGGATGTATTAAAATTTGCGATAAGAAAACTTTTGGGTGGCATCCCCTTAATCCTTGGCGTTACGTTTATTGCATTCTTGCTGATGGTGTATTTCGGTCCGGATTTAACTTATGAAAAGCTCGGGAAAAACCCGACACCGGAAGAAATTGCCGAAATCAGACATCAGCTTGGCTATGATCAACCGTTTTTAACCCGTTACGGAACTTATTTAAAGCAACTGGTAACACTGGATTTTGGTTATGCGGATATTCGTGACTTAAAGGTTTCAGATATTCTCAAAGAAACTATGCCGGTTTCACTTCATTTAATCATTCCCGGATTTATCTTGGGGAATGTGATTGCCGTGATATTAGCCTTGATTGCGGCGTATCATCGGAGCTCGTGGGTTGATAAATTGATTATGACCGGCTCGGTAATTGGCATGAGCATTTCGTTTTTAATCGTAATCATTGTTTTTCAACTGATTTTTTCATCGTCTTATGGATTAGGATGGTTTCCGGTTCGGGGCTGGGAAATTTATGATGCCGATGGCGGAATCATTTGGCTCGAATATCTCAAATATGTCACTGTTCCGACGTTGGCAACCGTATTTGTTGCGTTGGGTTACAACACGCGATTTTATCGAGCTGTTTTGGTTGAAGAAATGACCAAAGATCATGTCCGAACTGCAAAAGCATTTGGTCATGGAACTAAAACTTTATTGTTTAAAGGTGTATTGAAAAACGCTATGGTTCCGATAATTACCCGAGTGATGTTTTCGATTCCGCTGGTGGTAGTTAGCGGAAGTTTGTTGATTGAAAGTTATTTTGGGATTCCCGGGGTTGGGAAGGTCACTTATGATGCCATTCTTGCCGGCGACCAAAATATTTTGAAAGCCATAGTCGGTCTTACCGCTGTATTGTTTGTTATTGTCCTGTTGTTGACAGATATTTTATACCGTGTTTTTGATCCAAGAGTTGAGTTGAAATAGAGGAGTTGGTTATGAATACGAAATCTATCGAAATATCAACCATGGAGAAAGGTCATTCGGTCTGGGATAAAGCATGGTATAAATTTAAAAACGATGGAATGGGTAAACTCGGAGCATTGATAGTTCTGGTTTATTTTATCATTGCTTTGGCTGTGTGGTTTGGTTTTGTTGGTGGAAACTGGAGTGATACCAGCGATGCTTTGAGCGAAGGACCATCCATGCAACATTGGTTTGGAACCAATCAGATCGGACAAGATATATTCGCACGGGTGATTTTTAGCACTAAAGTAGCGTTTGAAGTCGGCTTGGTTGTTGCCATATTTTCTACATTGTTAGGTTCAGTTTTAGGTTCGCTTTCAGGGTATTATAGTGGAACGTGGGTTGACTCGGTGATTTTATGGCTGATGGGAGTGTTGGACTCGATTCCTTTTTATTTATTTGTGGCAGCTGTTGCCTATGCCTTGAAAGAAAATCCTTTTGCTATGCATATAGCTATGATTTCAACCTTCTGGACAGGGACAGCGAGAGTGATTCGAGGTGAGGTTATCAAACTCAAAGGACAAGAGTTTGTAGAAGCCGCACGTTCAATTGGTGTTGTGGAATCAAGAATCATTTTTAAACACATTACACCAAACACCTCTCATATCTTGCTTGTTCAGGCAACCATTGCTTTTGTTGCAGCGATTAAGTCGGAAGTGATACTGAGTTTCTTGGGTATGGGTGTTAAGGA encodes:
- the recG gene encoding ATP-dependent DNA helicase RecG, with the translated sequence MIPVTIQSMQLIDLKGIGKKTAEKLELLGITHVNDLLFHLPLRYQDKTRVSKIINLSFGQTALVEGEIIRSYLNNARKPMLICEINDGTQTLALKFFNHFYSQRVKMQQGKNIRAFGELRYGKDMPEMLHPEYWHFEDENLPLEKSLTAIYPKSEGINQATVQKAMNQVIKLLANNEIAVTEFLPDDLLEKLDFPNLYDALVYIHKPPPQADTEQLMAGVHITQQRLIMEEILAHLLAMKKLKQQAKKNLAPQLPVSQTTIQLFLKKLPFQLTNAQRKVCKEIYADIEKNHPMQRLVQGDVGSGKTVVAAMSILAAKENNFQSAIMAPTEILAEQHYKTMQNWFTDDELVFLSGAIKGNQRKEVLAKISSGTSVIIGTHALFQDDVEFFNLGLVIIDEQHRFGVHQRLALKNKGHENSLQPHMLIMTATPIPRTLAQTAYANLDISVIDELPPGRQEISTLVVSNDKMSQIAERIRANCRQGAQAYWVCTLIEESEVLRAKAASDTFEELQKQFPDLRIGLVHGRLKSDDKNRVMNQFKQHELDLLVATTVIEVGVDVPNASLMVIENAERLGLSQLHQLRGRVGRGNKKSHCVLMYQSPLGEIARQRLDIMRSTNDGFVIAREDLKIRGAGELLGSKQKGSVRFRLADIDRDKHLFQTAQNIASELIQNYPETCQNIIDRWIIANEEVSNV
- a CDS encoding glycosyltransferase family 39 protein; amino-acid sequence: MISRNYLVSSIVLIAVLALQLWLVINLQLFGDESFYWLESRFPSLSYSEIPGWNVWMIALSTKIFGNTYFGVRTFAFLGYFSIFFAITLIQRQLFKETKFVTSWLLILSVPLLTVVALLALPDIWMLVFVIWIIYLTISQNKWTWVLLGVLLALAVNIHVRIWIWIFFAGIVYLYHFRGDKSAIKPLLLISFPIMLIGFIPILAFNMENEFPLFVFQFSNRHPWSFQAENLYLIISQVIVVSPVVLYLWVKTLRANTKTFSNQTIINWVLSTALIHWFFYIFTGLFADNIRTSFHWLLISYIPVLVMSIGLVQNQRIVRWSIYSGLAFSILFLIMLILFKQPFSYWQSRFFDNSTGWKQLADEVSQLQKKYNTKNLITDYFMTGAELAFELNDSNNLNVLPHEKNIKHGRQKQLEIMGLLLNEPKKFKKHALLVIEDSAIKLSLKGGYYAGLCDSFNQLHYIKGINNKQSGKLFHVFEVNNGADTCELPPLIYAHHEAAENNHLKIKGWVFFHRFGVKKLYLHTKKDMLISKYKQPITTIDMLYFQLQDPDSPFHGFEITVDKSEIRNNQYQIKVIGNDEREYFSAKYYLD
- a CDS encoding ABC transporter substrate-binding protein, with amino-acid sequence MDGTPTTLDPVRAAVIYSNFVVLNIFDTLYSYKYLARPYELKPNLATSMPEVSEDGLTYTINIKKGVFFHDDVSFENGVGRELVAQDVIYSIQRHFDKQFQSQGAWLFSGRIVGLDDWKKNGSDYSQEIEGLQAIDSHTIQIRLIEPYPQLIYTLAMGFTAVVPREAVEHYGVEFGSKPVGSGPFILDSFNQEKAVLFANPKFRNEPLDLAYEGYDEDKHGFTGVKVLDGLSPPYIDVMEIHFVMETSSRWNSFTKGDEIQYTTVPKEKASTVIQSKKPLTLYPEIVEKYHHTFMVESGFVYSGFDMSNPKFGVTGDPVQDEKNKALRCAIRKSFNWDQRNRAFYFNLGTVFPGAITPSVMEFDPDFDKESITLDIEGAKKLLADAGWTPESLPVLEYHSTGGTLYRMFYEQFRGFLKKIGYPVNKIKFKPYPSFGAFNKALKNGKTPYFSLAWGLDYPDAENTLQLFYGPNHAPGSNNFNYMNPEFDKKFEEAKIMQPSPERTKLYNELNQIIVDDCVAVSGLARNRIYLWHKDTIMFPDREILGGFFAKYVDVKN
- a CDS encoding transglycosylase SLT domain-containing protein; its protein translation is MKKTIVTFLSVLLFVGCQSTPTRNNPDLKESSVISEQGSTEPSVLNLLDSLDSCYLSNPCKEELQEKLDAWLLNKDIVTSQKETETEHLSKIVTVSPNTTNDLVLSSDYMNNELVKGALNEWLTWKRPQLINTWHYYQFFRDKILPEFNKFDIQEALVLGIMSQESGGRVHSNSRAGAAGLFQLMPATAKRLGATGNYGAYDARYNPYVSAEAAAKYINEQLALYDGDVAKMLAAYNSGENRFARMNKSHANKSIWDKNFFYELPHETRYYIPTVIAAMLIFQSPEKFNVSLHTINTQVTSVIADNDTSLSELAACFGQEQREEGWFRVLRNLNFGIKADKTIKSGTEIIIPESLLPVYQTNCQNSEFMKMAKSFHDSDFKNNMVLISYRVKQGDSLNKIARKFRCTSKTEIARINKLKAPNYLIRAGKYLKIPQC
- a CDS encoding TerB family tellurite resistance protein — its product is MSILASIKKLMRLSFISKELTSQESEQLQLAISALMIEMIRADFIELQKERQIMHDVLTASMDLTESQTEKLIENAETHSDYTISLQLHTSVINNFLNRSEKKTFIKNLWIMANIDDELHDLEMNLLSEVAGLLGFNQIQLKQLCKAS
- a CDS encoding DUF3379 family protein — protein: MNYFEFKQQLLKDSYTKDEEFHRLRKEDLRCAKAYEEAMEFEKTLKNALQIKAPDNLKDSIILRQTTNQKETLSFKNYAMAASLLFSFIFASFFWYNSQPNTVEEYISRAFIDESNVPLSAKPIELAKIKSVFADFKTGVNGDLGKVVFIHNCHTPNGTGVHMVVSTDQGLVTVYYMPRTNLDQKRVEFDIDRSKASLVAMEKGSIAIIADTEQQLASIEPVLQNNLYFL
- a CDS encoding PilT/PilU family type 4a pilus ATPase, coding for MDLTHFLKIMKEKNGSDMFLSTGAPINIKVEGELQPLGSTPLPNGLVKKIAYSIMSEGQVPEFEKTLEMNLAISLPSVGRFRVNVFKQRNEVGMVIRTIKTEIPTAKELKIPELLNELILEKRGLILVAGGTGSGKSTTMASMINHRNENMTGHILTVEDPIEFMHKHKKSIVNQREIGSDTHGYAPALKNALREAPDVILIGEIRDMDTMEAAISFAETGHLCLATIHANNSDQAIERVLNFFPTDSHKNILLNLALNIKAIVAQRLVKDKQGYRLPAVEILINTPMIREMIRRGEVNKLKEAMENSLDDGMQTFDSCLYDLYKNDVITLQEALQNADSSQGLEVKISLSQGGEDDPALGGEIQSSGDSFF
- a CDS encoding glutathione S-transferase family protein — translated: MVQLYQFPISHYCEKVRWALDFKGVEYQTINLLPGFHIKKIKQANPKSSVPVLVDGKKTLQNSADIITYLDTKYPQNALTPINSEEKQQALDWERYLDENLGVPVRLCCYHILLEHPKIVIPFLTHKGPWYGKFLLKFAFPKLQQKMRYFMQINEENFHKSKAKIHAVVDKINERLSNGKFLVGNNFSRVDLTAAALLAPFKMPKGYGLELPQNLPKDLQKLFSEFEEKIDWVEKIYQKYR
- a CDS encoding sigma-70 family RNA polymerase sigma factor translates to MRQKERKFDALIGHLSDDLYRFAFWLCKNEAMAQDLVQETYLRAWRALDSLKDEKAAKSWIFIILRREFVRQFEKKIPPITSLDELDFDIEDSKPLAPDDKAEADIVRDAILKLEKKYSEPLILQVIGGFSCDEIAEQLNISKSAVMTQLFRARAKLQKALSRESKIGKVL